A genomic stretch from Desulfolutivibrio sulfodismutans DSM 3696 includes:
- a CDS encoding N-acyl homoserine lactonase family protein, with protein MATWKIHPIVMGTKRFDKGMMTYQQGYGTPYVIPIYCWYLEGGDKKVLVDTGEMMPVITDDREKAIGGKIYTFAEGLARFGLTPEDIDVVIHTHLHNDHCENDAACVNARFYVHEKELEHVHNPHPLDFRYLEDYILDVEENGQIEVVTGDREILPGIRVMHTPAHTEGGLTVFVDTKRGTAAITGFCTILENFYPPKEVRAMEMEVIPPGTHVNAYAAYDIVKKVRDGADIILPLHEPSFAAVETI; from the coding sequence ATGGCCACCTGGAAAATCCACCCCATCGTCATGGGCACCAAGCGTTTCGACAAGGGCATGATGACCTACCAGCAGGGATACGGCACGCCGTATGTCATCCCCATTTATTGCTGGTACCTGGAGGGCGGGGACAAAAAAGTCCTGGTGGACACGGGCGAGATGATGCCCGTGATCACCGACGACCGGGAGAAGGCCATCGGGGGAAAGATCTACACCTTCGCGGAGGGATTGGCCCGCTTCGGCCTGACCCCGGAAGACATCGACGTGGTCATCCACACCCACCTGCACAACGACCATTGCGAAAACGACGCCGCGTGCGTGAACGCCCGGTTTTACGTGCACGAGAAGGAACTTGAGCACGTCCACAATCCCCATCCCCTGGATTTCCGGTATCTGGAGGACTACATCCTGGATGTGGAGGAGAACGGGCAGATCGAGGTGGTCACCGGCGACCGGGAAATCCTGCCCGGCATCCGGGTCATGCACACCCCGGCCCATACCGAGGGGGGACTGACGGTCTTTGTGGACACGAAAAGGGGCACGGCGGCCATCACCGGCTTTTGCACCATACTTGAGAATTTTTATCCTCCCAAGGAGGTGCGGGCCATGGAGATGGAGGTCATCCCCCCGGGAACCCACGTCAACGCCTATGCAGCCTATGACATCGTAAAAAAGGTCCGCGACGGCGCGGACATCATCCTGCCCCTGCACGAGCCGTCGTTTGCGGCCGTGGAAACCATCTGA
- a CDS encoding SH3 domain-containing protein produces the protein MPLTRSMLLFAVALALAALLGGPAASPAAEQGRFVIDDDGHDLRASASAKAASLGGVSRGEIVTVLSRQGGFSNVRTEDGRTGWVPDKVVRGEAAYLADPRNRELVLCPKEMVRTFPLKPTGHEGAATLVLRDVPSLLGGDAQAALTDASGKALWQGPTQGAGGDPTVFFCRDFGFYWPQAAGDLDGDGRIEILAQDPQSDVSVSSYTLIRFSRELVPSVAFSGRGLVETPLGSGRFLWTDPDFPSQNVRWIMNVATVAADGTMTVPVYEYAGLAGSELRTGTAKVRLEADGAVLVSWVKPLAKPAD, from the coding sequence ATGCCCCTGACCCGCAGCATGTTGCTTTTCGCCGTGGCCCTGGCCCTTGCCGCACTTTTGGGCGGACCCGCAGCCAGTCCGGCCGCCGAACAGGGCCGTTTCGTCATCGACGACGACGGGCACGACCTGCGGGCCTCCGCCAGCGCCAAGGCCGCCTCCCTGGGCGGGGTGTCCCGGGGGGAGATCGTCACGGTGCTGTCGCGCCAGGGCGGCTTTAGCAACGTGCGCACCGAGGACGGCCGCACGGGCTGGGTTCCGGACAAGGTGGTGCGGGGCGAGGCCGCCTATCTGGCCGACCCGCGCAATCGGGAACTGGTCCTGTGCCCGAAGGAGATGGTCCGGACCTTCCCCCTGAAGCCGACCGGGCATGAGGGCGCCGCCACCCTGGTCTTGCGCGACGTGCCGTCGCTTTTGGGCGGCGACGCCCAGGCCGCCCTGACCGACGCCTCGGGCAAGGCCCTCTGGCAGGGGCCGACCCAGGGGGCGGGCGGCGACCCCACGGTCTTTTTCTGCCGGGACTTCGGCTTCTACTGGCCCCAGGCCGCAGGCGACCTGGACGGCGACGGCCGCATCGAGATCCTGGCCCAAGACCCCCAGTCCGATGTCTCGGTCAGCTCCTACACCCTGATCCGCTTCTCCCGCGAGTTGGTCCCTTCGGTGGCCTTTTCCGGACGCGGCCTGGTGGAGACGCCCCTGGGATCGGGACGATTTTTGTGGACTGATCCGGACTTTCCCTCCCAAAACGTGCGGTGGATCATGAACGTGGCCACCGTGGCCGCCGACGGCACCATGACCGTCCCGGTCTATGAATATGCCGGGCTGGCGGGCTCCGAGCTGCGCACCGGCACGGCCAAGGTGCGCCTGGAGGCCGACGGGGCCGTCCTGGTCTCCTGGGTCAAACCCCTGGCCAAGCCCGCCGACTGA
- a CDS encoding efflux RND transporter periplasmic adaptor subunit — MTAPTFRAIGAACVLFSVSLFLLAGCGNDSTAQEHAGGGMPPPEVATVTMTRGDLPLGMEYMGQTAGSREVEVRARVGGILLRRAYVEGGPVKQGDLLFEIDPAPFQATLEQAQGRLAQAEAKLSQAKRDLARMEQLFKGDVVSQKDRDDAMTAFETGTADVDSAKAAVKEARINLGYTKVEAPISGLTSKEARSEGSLVVASAESSLLTTISRVDPIYVNFSIPGPETMEFRSLREKGRIAFADGWDFQARLVMSDGRVLPSPGRINFTDTQVDTTTGVVKFRAEFPNPEGTVMPGQFVRVRLDGAALKDALLVPQGAVLTTQQGTMVWVVDDKGVVSPRPVVLGRTEGNGYLVEKGLEAGDRVISEGIIKVRPGMTVTLRGDAPAAAPQAAAPQAPAKAGEAQAAPAPKAEAAQ, encoded by the coding sequence ATGACTGCTCCCACGTTCCGCGCCATCGGCGCCGCCTGTGTCCTGTTTTCCGTGTCTCTGTTCCTTCTGGCCGGCTGCGGCAACGACAGCACCGCCCAGGAGCATGCCGGAGGGGGCATGCCGCCCCCAGAGGTGGCGACCGTGACCATGACCCGGGGGGATCTGCCCTTGGGAATGGAATACATGGGGCAGACGGCCGGTTCCCGGGAGGTCGAAGTCCGGGCCCGGGTGGGCGGCATCCTCCTGCGCCGGGCCTATGTGGAAGGCGGCCCGGTCAAGCAGGGCGATCTGCTGTTTGAGATCGACCCGGCCCCCTTCCAGGCCACCCTGGAACAGGCCCAGGGCCGTCTGGCCCAGGCCGAGGCCAAGCTGTCCCAGGCCAAGCGCGACCTGGCCCGCATGGAACAGCTTTTCAAGGGCGACGTGGTCAGCCAGAAAGACCGCGACGACGCCATGACCGCCTTTGAGACGGGCACGGCCGATGTGGACTCGGCCAAGGCGGCCGTCAAGGAGGCCAGGATCAACCTGGGCTACACCAAGGTGGAGGCCCCCATCTCCGGCCTGACCAGCAAGGAGGCCCGTTCCGAGGGCAGCCTGGTGGTGGCCTCGGCCGAATCCAGCCTTCTGACCACCATCTCCCGGGTCGATCCCATCTATGTCAATTTCTCCATCCCCGGCCCGGAGACCATGGAGTTCCGCAGCCTGCGCGAAAAGGGGCGGATCGCCTTCGCCGACGGATGGGATTTCCAGGCCAGGCTGGTCATGTCCGACGGCCGCGTGCTGCCGAGCCCCGGCCGCATCAACTTCACCGACACCCAGGTGGACACCACCACCGGCGTGGTCAAGTTCCGGGCCGAATTTCCCAATCCCGAGGGCACGGTCATGCCCGGGCAGTTCGTGCGGGTGCGCCTGGACGGGGCGGCCCTCAAGGACGCGCTGCTCGTGCCCCAGGGCGCGGTCCTGACCACCCAGCAGGGAACCATGGTCTGGGTGGTGGATGACAAGGGCGTGGTGTCCCCCCGCCCCGTGGTCCTTGGCCGCACCGAGGGCAACGGCTATCTCGTGGAAAAGGGTCTGGAGGCGGGCGACCGGGTGATTTCAGAAGGCATCATCAAGGTCCGCCCGGGCATGACAGTGACCCTGCGCGGGGACGCCCCGGCCGCAGCGCCCCAGGCGGCAGCGCCCCAGGCCCCGGCCAAGGCGGGCGAGGCCCAGGCCGCCCCGGCGCCCAAGGCGGAGGCCGCACAATGA
- a CDS encoding efflux RND transporter permease subunit, translating to MISRFFLNRPIFSTVISLVITLAGLVALKVLPIAQYPDIIPPEVAVATNYPGASPEVIAATVAAPLEQQINGVDDMLYMKSTSAGDGSMTISVTFAVGTNPDQATINVNNRVQSALTSLPEEVRRQGVTVTKQSSSMLMVMSMDSPSGRYDAIYLSNYALVNVLDELKRLPGVGDAQIFGAKDYSMRVWLRPDKLAQLRLTPGDVAAAISEQNAQFAAGRIGQEPVLEHVDINYMVTTQGRLTTAEEFENIIVRAEPDGSVLRVKDIARVELGAKDYGFTGKRFGKPAVPLGVFLAPGANALDTADRVKAKMDELSTRFPEGVAYAIPYDTTTFVRVSITEVVHTLVEAMILVFLVVYLFLQNFRATLIPCLAVPVSIIGTFAGMYALGFTINTLTLFGMVLAIGIVVDDAIVVLENVERIMRTRGLGPKEATARAMEQVTGPVIAIVLVLCAVFVPVAFLGGLTGEMYKQFAITIAVSVTISGLVALTLTPSLCALLLKPGHQEPNRVFRAFNTLFDRITDGYTTGVRFLIRRTSVALILFAVLCGGTYWLFSHVPSGLLPDEDQGYILALTVLPDGASLGNTLAVTDALDAMHMADPDIKEVMTFAGYDLISGASRSNYGTTFLPMKDWSERTKPGQSSFDLVKRVFGRGMTQPKGLALAFNPPPISGMSSTGGFEAFVQSRGEGTSKDLAAMTEKVIAAAGKRPELGRVSTTFGANVPQIKVTLDRQKAKAMGVSVDDVFSVMQSTFGSYYVNDFNKYGRTFRVMLQSEANFRDRPEDLRDIFVRTQKGEMIPLTALVTVEQSSGPEVMERYNVFPAAKLMGDPAPGYSSGQALDAMEAAAKEALPSDYALAWTGSSYQERAMAGTSTLVFALAIVMVFLILAAQYERWSLPLAVILAVPFALFGAILATWGRGLSNDIYFQVALVTLIGLAAKNAILIVEFAVLRMKQGMSLADAAVEAAKLRFRPIIMTSLAFVLGCLPLAISSGAGAASRHAIGTGVIGGMLGATFIAPFFIPVFFKLIMQLGGLFRRSRPQTSDNAGAS from the coding sequence ATGATTTCGCGTTTTTTCTTAAATCGCCCCATCTTCTCCACAGTCATCTCCCTGGTCATCACCCTGGCCGGGCTGGTGGCCTTGAAGGTGTTGCCCATCGCCCAGTACCCGGACATCATCCCGCCCGAAGTGGCCGTGGCCACCAACTATCCCGGGGCCAGCCCCGAGGTCATCGCGGCCACCGTGGCCGCCCCCCTGGAGCAGCAGATCAACGGCGTGGACGACATGCTGTACATGAAGTCCACCAGCGCCGGCGACGGCTCCATGACCATCTCCGTGACCTTCGCCGTGGGCACCAACCCCGACCAGGCCACCATCAACGTCAACAACCGGGTCCAGTCCGCCCTGACCAGCCTGCCCGAGGAGGTGCGCCGCCAGGGCGTCACCGTCACCAAGCAGTCCTCCAGCATGCTCATGGTCATGTCCATGGACTCCCCCTCCGGCCGCTACGACGCCATCTACCTCAGCAACTACGCCCTGGTGAACGTGCTCGACGAGCTCAAGCGCCTCCCGGGCGTGGGCGACGCCCAGATATTCGGGGCCAAGGACTATTCCATGCGGGTCTGGCTGCGGCCCGACAAGCTGGCCCAGTTGCGCCTGACCCCGGGCGACGTGGCTGCGGCCATCTCCGAGCAGAACGCCCAGTTCGCGGCCGGGCGCATCGGCCAGGAACCGGTGCTGGAGCATGTGGACATCAACTACATGGTCACCACCCAGGGACGCCTGACCACAGCCGAGGAATTCGAGAACATCATCGTGCGCGCCGAACCCGACGGCTCCGTGCTGCGCGTCAAGGACATCGCCCGGGTGGAGCTTGGGGCCAAGGACTACGGCTTCACGGGCAAGCGTTTCGGCAAACCGGCCGTGCCTCTGGGCGTGTTCCTGGCCCCCGGGGCCAACGCCCTGGACACCGCCGACCGGGTCAAGGCCAAGATGGACGAGTTGTCCACGCGCTTTCCCGAGGGCGTCGCCTACGCCATCCCCTATGACACCACCACCTTCGTGCGGGTGTCCATCACCGAGGTGGTGCATACCCTGGTTGAGGCCATGATCCTGGTCTTTTTGGTGGTCTACCTCTTCTTGCAGAATTTCAGGGCCACGCTCATCCCCTGCCTGGCCGTGCCGGTATCCATCATCGGCACCTTTGCCGGCATGTACGCCCTGGGGTTCACCATCAACACCCTGACGCTCTTCGGCATGGTGCTGGCCATCGGCATCGTGGTGGACGACGCCATCGTGGTTTTGGAAAACGTGGAGCGCATCATGCGCACCCGGGGGCTTGGGCCCAAAGAGGCCACGGCCCGGGCCATGGAGCAGGTCACGGGGCCGGTCATCGCCATCGTGCTGGTCTTGTGCGCCGTGTTCGTGCCCGTGGCCTTCCTGGGGGGCCTGACCGGCGAAATGTACAAGCAGTTCGCCATCACCATCGCCGTGTCCGTGACCATCTCGGGGCTGGTGGCCCTGACGCTCACCCCGTCCTTGTGCGCCCTTTTGCTCAAACCCGGCCACCAGGAGCCCAACCGGGTCTTTCGGGCCTTCAACACCCTGTTTGACCGCATCACCGACGGCTACACCACCGGGGTGCGCTTCCTCATCCGCCGGACCTCCGTGGCCCTGATCCTTTTCGCGGTCCTGTGCGGCGGGACGTACTGGCTTTTTTCCCACGTCCCCAGCGGCCTTCTGCCCGACGAGGACCAGGGCTACATCCTGGCCCTGACCGTGCTGCCCGACGGCGCGTCCCTGGGCAACACCTTGGCCGTCACCGACGCCCTGGACGCCATGCACATGGCCGATCCCGACATCAAGGAGGTCATGACCTTCGCCGGATACGACCTGATAAGCGGCGCCAGCCGGTCCAATTACGGCACCACGTTTCTGCCCATGAAGGACTGGAGCGAGCGCACGAAGCCGGGCCAAAGCTCGTTTGACCTGGTCAAGCGGGTCTTCGGCCGGGGCATGACCCAGCCCAAGGGCCTGGCCCTGGCGTTCAACCCGCCGCCCATCTCGGGCATGAGCAGCACCGGCGGGTTCGAGGCCTTTGTGCAGAGCCGGGGCGAAGGCACGTCCAAGGATCTGGCGGCCATGACCGAAAAGGTCATCGCCGCAGCGGGCAAGCGCCCGGAGCTTGGCCGGGTGTCCACCACCTTCGGGGCCAACGTGCCCCAGATCAAGGTGACCCTGGACCGCCAGAAGGCCAAGGCCATGGGCGTTTCCGTGGACGATGTCTTTTCGGTCATGCAGTCCACGTTCGGATCTTACTACGTCAACGATTTCAACAAATACGGCCGCACCTTCCGGGTCATGCTGCAATCCGAGGCCAACTTCCGGGACCGCCCCGAGGATCTGCGCGACATCTTCGTGCGCACCCAGAAGGGCGAGATGATTCCGCTTACGGCCCTGGTCACGGTGGAGCAGTCCAGCGGCCCGGAGGTCATGGAGCGCTACAACGTGTTCCCGGCGGCCAAGCTCATGGGCGACCCGGCCCCGGGCTACAGCTCGGGCCAGGCCCTGGACGCCATGGAGGCCGCCGCCAAGGAGGCCCTGCCCTCGGACTACGCCCTGGCCTGGACCGGCTCGTCCTACCAGGAGCGGGCCATGGCCGGAACGTCCACCCTGGTGTTCGCCCTGGCCATCGTCATGGTCTTTCTCATCCTGGCCGCCCAGTACGAACGCTGGTCCCTGCCCCTGGCCGTCATCCTGGCCGTGCCCTTCGCCCTGTTCGGGGCCATCCTGGCCACCTGGGGACGCGGGCTGTCCAACGACATCTATTTCCAGGTCGCCCTGGTGACGCTCATCGGCCTGGCGGCCAAAAACGCCATCCTCATCGTGGAGTTCGCGGTCCTGCGCATGAAGCAGGGCATGTCCCTGGCCGATGCAGCCGTTGAGGCGGCGAAACTGCGCTTTAGGCCCATCATCATGACCTCCCTGGCCTTCGTCCTGGGCTGCCTGCCCCTGGCCATCAGCTCCGGCGCAGGTGCGGCCAGCCGCCACGCCATCGGCACCGGGGTCATCGGCGGCATGCTCGGGGCCACGTTCATCGCGCCCTTTTTCATCCCGGTCTTTTTCAAGCTCATCATGCAGCTCGGCGGCCTTTTCCGCCGAAGCCGCCCGCAGACCTCCGACAATGCGGGGGCATCGTGA
- a CDS encoding MarR family winged helix-turn-helix transcriptional regulator codes for MSAAGGGPGTPLPGPPCGQTTAGKGDIIDLPVCTAHTPDEHFALTLHEVARGWRAKIDEQFRPMGLSSASWSVIFTLATAERPLSQREIADRIFVESPTVVRLLDRLEKLGWVRREPSPQDRRRNLVRLTAKILEHHDTMHAMAERVHREALAGIPADKLAVTLEVLETLRSRLCT; via the coding sequence GTGAGCGCGGCGGGCGGCGGCCCGGGCACGCCCCTGCCCGGCCCCCCGTGCGGCCAGACGACCGCCGGGAAAGGCGACATCATCGACCTTCCGGTCTGCACCGCCCACACCCCGGATGAGCACTTCGCCCTCACCCTGCACGAGGTGGCCCGCGGCTGGCGGGCGAAGATCGACGAACAGTTCCGGCCCATGGGCCTGTCCAGCGCCTCCTGGAGCGTGATCTTCACCCTGGCCACGGCGGAGCGTCCCTTGTCGCAGCGGGAGATCGCCGACCGCATCTTTGTGGAGAGCCCCACGGTGGTGCGCCTTTTGGACCGGCTGGAAAAGCTGGGCTGGGTGCGCCGCGAGCCTTCGCCCCAGGACCGGCGTCGCAACCTCGTACGCCTGACCGCAAAGATCCTGGAGCACCACGACACCATGCACGCCATGGCCGAACGCGTGCATCGGGAGGCCCTGGCGGGCATCCCCGCAGACAAGCTGGCCGTGACCTTGGAGGTGCTGGAGACGCTCCGCTCCCGGCTGTGCACCTGA
- the msrB gene encoding peptide-methionine (R)-S-oxide reductase MsrB, giving the protein MQPTEKTESAVFAGGCFWCLEAAMEKKPGVIEAVSGYTGGHDPAPTYAAVSTGKTGHTEAVRVVYDPAKISYEDLVRIFFKNIDPTDPGGQFADRGSQYRTAIYYADENQKRIAENVRDAMAASGRFKKPLDVPILPVAPFYPAEEEHQDYYAKHAVSYGNYHRYSGRGPYLDSLWGPDATDATGATATPVAPTAPDTPAPKTAAPSVGYVRPDDAELEKRLSPLAFEVTRKAGTEPAFGNPYWNEKRPGIYVDVVSGEPLFSSADKFDSGTGWPSFTRPIATGAVAARSDASHGMARTEVRSSLADSHLGHVFDDGPRPSGQRYCINSAALRFIPLKEMEKEGYGALIPQVQGGGK; this is encoded by the coding sequence ATGCAACCCACTGAAAAGACCGAAAGCGCCGTCTTCGCCGGAGGCTGTTTCTGGTGCCTTGAGGCGGCCATGGAGAAAAAGCCCGGCGTCATTGAGGCCGTCTCCGGCTATACCGGCGGCCACGACCCCGCCCCGACCTACGCCGCCGTGTCCACGGGGAAAACCGGCCACACGGAGGCGGTTCGCGTGGTCTACGACCCGGCGAAGATCTCCTACGAGGATCTGGTTCGCATCTTCTTCAAAAACATCGACCCCACGGACCCGGGCGGACAGTTCGCCGACCGGGGGTCGCAATACCGCACGGCGATCTATTACGCCGACGAAAACCAGAAGCGGATCGCCGAAAACGTCCGCGACGCCATGGCCGCCTCGGGCCGCTTCAAAAAGCCCCTGGACGTGCCCATTTTGCCCGTGGCCCCGTTTTATCCGGCCGAAGAGGAGCACCAGGACTATTACGCCAAGCATGCCGTGAGCTACGGCAATTACCACCGCTATTCCGGGCGCGGACCCTACCTGGACTCGCTCTGGGGCCCAGACGCGACGGACGCGACGGGCGCGACGGCCACTCCGGTCGCGCCGACTGCGCCGGACACACCCGCCCCGAAAACGGCCGCGCCGTCCGTCGGCTACGTCCGGCCAGACGACGCCGAACTGGAAAAGCGCCTGTCGCCCCTGGCCTTTGAGGTCACCCGCAAGGCAGGCACCGAACCGGCCTTCGGCAATCCCTACTGGAACGAGAAGCGGCCGGGAATCTACGTGGACGTGGTGTCCGGGGAGCCGCTTTTCAGCTCCGCCGACAAGTTCGATTCCGGCACCGGCTGGCCGAGCTTCACCCGGCCCATCGCCACGGGGGCCGTGGCCGCCCGGTCGGACGCCAGCCACGGCATGGCCCGCACCGAGGTCCGAAGCTCCCTGGCCGACTCCCACCTGGGGCATGTGTTCGACGACGGCCCCCGCCCCTCGGGCCAGCGGTATTGCATCAATTCGGCGGCGCTGCGCTTCATCCCCCTTAAGGAGATGGAGAAGGAGGGTTACGGCGCGCTTATCCCGCAGGTACAGGGGGGAGGGAAGTGA
- the corA gene encoding magnesium/cobalt transporter CorA: MRHRLKTMTRQAGKPLDALEYTGDAPAVATTIATMVYGPQGVAMTGTDSGETLPSLPVKDGEKMWIDVAGLHQPEAIRRVGGLFGVHPLILEDVVQVGQRPKLEDMEDYLFLVTKAWQYDPQAKTLGESQISFVLGRQALATFREGDVPAFDAVRARIAAGRGRVRGMGADYLLYALLDAVVDEHFVCLEKVGEDIEDLGDKLLANPEPADLEVIHKLKRETIYLRKSIWPLREVISRLAERESELLSPQTRLYYRDLYEHVIQVMDTVEGLLDIVGGMVDIYLSTISFRLNAIMKVLTLISTLFMPMTFVAGVYGMNFEFMPELKWPLGYPMAIGIMLCMSGGLFGLFKWKKWI; this comes from the coding sequence ATGCGCCATCGTTTGAAAACCATGACCCGCCAGGCCGGAAAACCACTGGATGCCCTGGAGTATACCGGCGACGCCCCGGCCGTGGCGACCACGATCGCCACCATGGTGTACGGGCCGCAGGGGGTGGCGATGACCGGCACGGACAGCGGGGAAACGCTCCCGTCCCTGCCGGTCAAAGACGGCGAAAAGATGTGGATCGACGTGGCCGGGCTGCACCAGCCCGAGGCCATACGCCGGGTGGGCGGGCTTTTCGGCGTGCATCCGCTCATCCTGGAAGACGTCGTGCAGGTGGGGCAGCGCCCCAAGCTCGAGGACATGGAGGATTACCTGTTCCTCGTAACCAAGGCCTGGCAGTACGATCCCCAGGCCAAGACCCTGGGCGAAAGCCAGATCAGCTTCGTTCTGGGGCGGCAGGCCCTGGCCACCTTCCGCGAGGGGGACGTGCCCGCCTTCGACGCGGTGCGGGCCCGCATTGCCGCAGGCCGGGGGCGGGTGCGGGGCATGGGCGCGGATTATCTGCTCTATGCCCTGCTCGACGCCGTGGTGGACGAGCATTTCGTGTGCCTGGAGAAGGTGGGCGAGGACATCGAGGATCTGGGGGACAAGCTTCTGGCTAATCCCGAACCGGCGGATCTGGAGGTCATCCACAAGCTCAAGCGCGAAACCATCTACCTGCGCAAAAGCATCTGGCCCCTGCGCGAGGTGATTTCCCGGCTGGCCGAGAGGGAGAGCGAGCTGCTCTCCCCCCAGACGCGGCTGTACTACCGCGACCTCTACGAGCACGTGATCCAGGTCATGGACACGGTAGAGGGCCTTTTGGACATCGTGGGCGGCATGGTGGACATCTATCTGTCCACCATCAGCTTCCGTTTAAACGCCATCATGAAGGTCTTGACGCTCATCTCCACGCTTTTTATGCCCATGACCTTTGTGGCCGGGGTCTACGGCATGAATTTCGAGTTCATGCCCGAGCTCAAGTGGCCCCTGGGCTATCCCATGGCCATCGGGATCATGCTGTGCATGTCCGGCGGGCTTTTTGGCTTGTTCAAGTGGAAGAAGTGGATCTGA